In Paracholeplasma morum, the genomic window TTCATTTGCATATTTTAGAACCCTATACATTGGTTCAAAAAGAAACTAAATATGAAACATTATCTTATAATACAGACGTTTTATATGAAATGATGAAATCATACTTTAATGCAAACAGTGATTACCTAGGAGGCGATTAAATGGACTCACGCGAGAGCTATTTTAATAAATTACGTAAAAATAATTTACGCATTACCAATAGCCGAAGAGCAATGATTGATGTGTTAGAAAATAACCATCTAACATTTAAAGAAATTCAAAATGCCTTGGCTAAAAAGGGATTTACAAATATTTCTACAATCTACAACAACCTTGATTTTTTAATTGAACAAAAAATAGTAGTTGAGTTATACATTAACGACACAAAGTATTATGACCTAGCTATTGATAATCCTATGCACAATGCAGACAGCCATGTTCACGTTGTTGTAAAAGATACCAATAAGATTACTGAGATTAACAACACTGATATATTTGATTATATCAAGCAAATTCCCGAACTGAAAGATTTACATTTAGACTACATTCGCATTACTATTGGTGCAAGAAAAAAGAAAACATACTAAAAAACAAACCGCTATATGACTGCCCTTGACTGAATAAGGACGTTCTATAGCGGTTTTTTTTACCAGTTATTAACAACTTTTTCAGCAAATCCAAATAAATTATTCACTTCTACTTTTGTCCCACTAGGTAATATAAAATATCCATTAAAATACCCAAATACCTGGTGTTGAATCGACTTGATAACCAATACATTCGAGTTTGAGTTCCTATCCACTACAGGTGAGAAGTCCAAATATATATCTTCTGTTTTTGACTTAAGAACCCATGGCATCATAAATTTGTCTTTGCCTGAATCCTTCGGAATAACAAACTCGATATCTTGGAATTTATAGTTTATCGAATCATAGTAAAACATGTTTTCAGATGCGTTTTTTGTATCGCCAAAGCCATAGCCTAAGTTAAAGCCAATTGGTTTGCCATTTTGTGTACCCGAAGCACTTGACCAATACCAAGTATTCTTATAGGTCCATACCCCTCTTCCCCAGTCCAATGTCCCATAAGCATTGTCTAATGGGTATATGGATGTTCCGATTCTAAATGAACCTTCTACTGTCATTAGGTTAATCTTATGATTATAGTAGAAATGTTTTGGTTTATCGAATGGCGTAGCAATCACAATGGATGTGTTCGGGTTTTCTTTTAGTACGACATCTAGACTAAACTTAGATCCTTGAAACTTGTTCACGTCGACTAATAACCTACGATGCCCGTTTTCATGTAAAAACTTAAATGAGAAGCCTTTTCTAGTAAAAACCAAATCCCCCATTTTAGAACTGTTTGGTAAGTTGAGTTTCTTAAATGGTATGCCCATTTTAGAAAATGTATGGTAGGTCTTTTTCTCAAAATCGAGTACGGTTACAGAAGCAAGCCACATATAACTGTTATCCGCAACCGTTAATGCAACCCCATGTTTGTTGTTGCCGATGTAGTAATAGTCCCATTCCTTAAGTCTTAGACCCTTGACATTTACATCCTTTTTATCATAGGTACGGATTAGGTCTTCATTATAGCCTTTTTCAATCAGTTCACCATTTTCATCAAGTAACATGCCTTTGGTCAATCTAACCTCTTGTTCCATAGTAACACCTCTTAAGTCTAGTATATCATAGAAGAAAAAAGAAACACAGTTCGTGTTTCTTAACTAACTAATTTTTCCAACAAAGCCAGAATTTTACTATATTTTATATCAGAATAATGAGTTATTGTGGTGGATTTTGCCACCATTTTCTTATGTTCATCTAAAAAATCATCGACCACGGTTTGATCTTTAATCACTAAAGAACATTCCCCTAATTTATAAAATGCAGCGTTATTTAAGTTCGTAGATCCAACAATAAAAGTATCATCTACAACCATTGCTTTTGCATGAACCAACCCTTCATAAAGGTAAATGAATGCCCCTTTTCGATAGAGTTTTTTCAACAACATTAAGTTGAAGTGGGTTTGAAGATTGGAAACCTTGGAAGTCAATATTTCCACTTTAATGCCCTTTTTAAGTGCATTCAAAATTGCTTTAGTTGACGTCTTTGCTCCAAAATAGGCCATATGCATAACAATCTTTGACTCTGCTTGATTAAACATTTTTGGGATTAGAATGCTCGCCTCAGGTTCATGTGCGTTTGTTACAACCTCAAGTACTCTAGTTGAATCAAAAGCTTTTCCGTTTAATCTTTCCTTAAAATACACAATAAAGGCTTCATCTTCGATTTGAACCATATAATCTTTATAGACTCTTCCCTGAATATCTTTACCATCTTCTTTATCCTCAATGTTAACACCACCCATAAATAGGATTCTGTCATCAATAATATAGTATTTGGTATGGTCTTTCAAGACACTTTGATTAAGGGTTAAGTTCGGGTGATTAAGGA contains:
- a CDS encoding DUF2804 domain-containing protein is translated as MEQEVRLTKGMLLDENGELIEKGYNEDLIRTYDKKDVNVKGLRLKEWDYYYIGNNKHGVALTVADNSYMWLASVTVLDFEKKTYHTFSKMGIPFKKLNLPNSSKMGDLVFTRKGFSFKFLHENGHRRLLVDVNKFQGSKFSLDVVLKENPNTSIVIATPFDKPKHFYYNHKINLMTVEGSFRIGTSIYPLDNAYGTLDWGRGVWTYKNTWYWSSASGTQNGKPIGFNLGYGFGDTKNASENMFYYDSINYKFQDIEFVIPKDSGKDKFMMPWVLKSKTEDIYLDFSPVVDRNSNSNVLVIKSIQHQVFGYFNGYFILPSGTKVEVNNLFGFAEKVVNNW
- a CDS encoding Fur family transcriptional regulator, which encodes MDSRESYFNKLRKNNLRITNSRRAMIDVLENNHLTFKEIQNALAKKGFTNISTIYNNLDFLIEQKIVVELYINDTKYYDLAIDNPMHNADSHVHVVVKDTNKITEINNTDIFDYIKQIPELKDLHLDYIRITIGARKKKTY
- a CDS encoding phospholipase D-like domain-containing protein — translated: MELIKSGHEAFIRASKLIDEATHTIEIQMFIWRDDNIGNVVLEHVYQALNRGVKVIIKKDEYGSIFEKSEENKQSLFHKQKNRKLSPLIRGIDWMYSDKRKPKGYNQNPNPLLDKVLNHPNLTLNQSVLKDHTKYYIIDDRILFMGGVNIEDKEDGKDIQGRVYKDYMVQIEDEAFIVYFKERLNGKAFDSTRVLEVVTNAHEPEASILIPKMFNQAESKIVMHMAYFGAKTSTKAILNALKKGIKVEILTSKVSNLQTHFNLMLLKKLYRKGAFIYLYEGLVHAKAMVVDDTFIVGSTNLNNAAFYKLGECSLVIKDQTVVDDFLDEHKKMVAKSTTITHYSDIKYSKILALLEKLVS